A genomic segment from Flavobacterium litorale encodes:
- a CDS encoding S8 family serine peptidase produces MKKNTVKLFVLALTLGSSMIAFGQTAEEKAAIVKNYDLQKNEELYQRIKAKEDASYKRALELAELKGWALKKETKDGYTSILVGVDDNDQPIYIMPYNAGAATTARVNTINSGGLFGLNLNGQGMVLGIWEPGRVRTSHIDLAGAVTVMDGATFNGDNTDNGHATHVSGTMIGRGNNPSARGLAYQATLLAHDSFSDLSEALARANNGLLVSNHSYGVDFDIQPEWKKGAYDVAAAAWDEMLFQVPYYLPVFAAGNDRTGEENNIIVGDGNAKNLVTVAATLEVPIYTGPSSVQMSSFSSYGPTDDFRIKPDIGTKGVGVFSCYSQDNSDYATLQGTSMAAPGVAASLILMQQHYNELNGGFMLAATLKGLMIHTADEAGIAPGPDHRFGWGLINAAAATQLITADNAATTALIDERVMNQSAVYTRDITAGPTGSLKATISWREPEGNINNGIEDPTAPVLVNDLDIRITRDGETFFPWKLNNALNAVKEDNTVDNVEVVEILNPVHGGMYTVTVTHKGNLRNFTPQNYSLIISGANDLNSVSNKEVSKFGIYPNPAQDILNITLDNSLSGSNTHAILYDIQGRMVRDFGAAKTNLDVSGVGSGVYLLTVNVNNGAYTESKKVIIK; encoded by the coding sequence ATGAAAAAAAATACTGTAAAGCTTTTTGTTTTGGCTTTGACGCTGGGAAGCAGTATGATTGCTTTTGGTCAAACAGCCGAAGAAAAAGCAGCAATTGTAAAAAACTATGATCTGCAAAAAAATGAAGAGTTATATCAAAGAATAAAGGCCAAGGAAGATGCTAGCTACAAACGAGCATTGGAACTTGCCGAACTGAAAGGGTGGGCTTTAAAAAAGGAAACCAAAGATGGGTATACTTCTATACTTGTAGGCGTTGATGATAATGACCAGCCTATATATATAATGCCATACAATGCTGGCGCCGCAACTACTGCACGTGTTAACACTATAAATTCAGGTGGGCTTTTTGGTCTTAACCTTAACGGTCAAGGTATGGTTTTAGGCATATGGGAGCCAGGTCGTGTAAGAACATCACACATTGATTTGGCTGGAGCTGTTACTGTAATGGATGGTGCTACCTTTAATGGAGATAATACTGACAATGGGCATGCTACACACGTATCAGGGACAATGATTGGTAGGGGTAACAACCCAAGTGCCAGAGGGCTTGCGTACCAAGCAACTCTATTAGCGCACGATTCGTTTAGTGACCTTTCAGAGGCTTTAGCAAGAGCAAATAATGGTTTGTTGGTATCTAATCACTCGTATGGTGTAGATTTTGACATTCAACCCGAGTGGAAAAAAGGAGCTTATGATGTTGCTGCTGCTGCTTGGGACGAAATGTTGTTCCAAGTACCTTACTATCTTCCTGTATTTGCTGCAGGTAATGATAGAACTGGTGAAGAGAATAATATAATAGTAGGAGATGGTAATGCAAAAAACCTTGTAACGGTTGCTGCAACTTTGGAAGTGCCAATATATACAGGTCCAAGTTCAGTGCAAATGTCATCGTTTAGTAGTTATGGTCCTACAGACGATTTTAGAATTAAGCCAGATATAGGTACTAAAGGCGTAGGTGTCTTTTCGTGCTATTCGCAAGATAATAGTGATTATGCCACTTTACAAGGTACATCTATGGCTGCTCCAGGTGTAGCAGCGTCACTTATTTTAATGCAACAACATTACAATGAGCTTAATGGTGGATTTATGCTTGCTGCAACTTTAAAAGGGTTGATGATACATACTGCTGATGAAGCTGGTATAGCTCCAGGTCCAGATCATCGTTTTGGTTGGGGTTTAATAAACGCAGCTGCTGCAACCCAGCTTATCACTGCTGATAATGCAGCTACTACAGCCTTAATAGACGAGAGAGTTATGAACCAGAGTGCTGTATACACTAGAGATATTACCGCAGGTCCTACAGGTTCTTTAAAGGCAACTATTTCTTGGAGAGAACCTGAGGGTAACATAAACAATGGTATAGAAGATCCTACTGCACCAGTTTTAGTGAACGACTTAGATATCCGAATTACTAGAGATGGAGAAACTTTTTTCCCATGGAAGCTTAATAATGCTTTAAATGCGGTTAAAGAGGATAATACTGTTGATAATGTTGAGGTTGTTGAAATTCTTAACCCTGTGCATGGAGGTATGTATACGGTAACAGTTACGCACAAAGGAAATCTTAGAAACTTTACTCCTCAAAACTACTCACTAATTATAAGTGGAGCTAATGATTTAAACAGTGTTTCTAACAAAGAAGTTTCTAAGTTTGGAATTTACCCTAACCCTGCACAAGATATTCTTAACATAACCCTTGATAATTCACTTTCGGGTTCAAATACTCATGCTATCTTGTACGATATACAAGGTAGAATGGTTAGAGATTTCGGTGCTGCTAAAACAAATCTAGATGTTTCAGGAGTTGGATCAGGAGTTTACCTATTAACTGTTAATGTTAATAACGGCGCTTACACTGAGTCTAAAAAGGTAATAATAAAGTAA
- a CDS encoding ribonuclease HII: protein MKLLSNHSGIYYETGTDEAGRGCLAGPVTAAAVILERDFDITLLNDSKLLNKGIRNLLRPIIEQQAVSYYVTNIEPKIIDEINILNASIKAMQECVIKLTPKPSYIIVDGNRFKPINDIPYSCIVKGDSKYMSIAAASVLAKTYRDAYMEKIHEEFPMYNWKKNKGYPTREHRDAIRKYGVTKYHRKSFRLLPEQLTLDFEYIQNI, encoded by the coding sequence TTGAAATTATTGTCAAATCATTCAGGAATTTACTATGAAACGGGCACTGACGAAGCAGGTAGAGGTTGCCTTGCTGGTCCTGTTACAGCGGCGGCGGTTATACTAGAGAGAGATTTTGATATAACACTACTTAACGACTCTAAACTTCTAAATAAAGGCATACGTAACTTGTTACGACCAATTATAGAGCAGCAAGCAGTATCTTATTATGTAACAAATATCGAGCCGAAAATAATAGACGAAATTAACATACTAAATGCATCTATAAAGGCAATGCAGGAGTGTGTTATTAAATTAACTCCTAAACCTTCCTATATTATTGTAGATGGTAATCGTTTCAAACCTATTAACGATATTCCGTACAGTTGTATTGTAAAAGGCGATAGTAAATACATGAGTATTGCTGCAGCATCCGTACTGGCAAAAACGTACAGGGATGCTTATATGGAAAAAATACATGAGGAATTCCCTATGTATAATTGGAAAAAAAATAAAGGCTACCCCACTAGGGAACATCGAGATGCTATACGTAAATACGGGGTTACTAAGTACCACCGTAAATCGTTTAGGTTATTACCTGAACAACTAACATTGGATTTTGAATACATCCAGAATATTTAA